In one Thermodesulfobacteriota bacterium genomic region, the following are encoded:
- a CDS encoding hydantoinase/oxoprolinase family protein — protein MIRAGIDTGGTFTDFVFFDGETIHSYKTPSTPDDPSRSIIAGLEHVLGKRFRSVEIVHGTTVATNALLERKGARVALVTTAGFEDVIEIGRQNRGSLYDIFWEAPRPLVGRDMRLGVQERVSFEGKVLKRIDAADLKKLLARLKRLKPEGVAISFLHSYKNSVNEEKAAVFLEPLGVPVSVSSRILPEFREYERTSTVVANAYLVPKVRSYMRSLSENISSRNGGGDGISIMQSSGGVISPDEAGSEPVRIVLSGPAGGVVGAYGASSAAGYEKVLTYDMGGTSTDVALCDGGPKFTTETSIDGVPLKVPMIDVTTIGAGGGSIAYVDTGGALKVGPESAGADPGPACYGKGALPTVTDANVALRRIDPGRFLGGRMMIYPEKSLSALGKLSRKLGVTVEELSEGIIRVANSNMERALRVISIGKGYDPREFALLSFGGAGGLHACELARGMEIKTVIFPREPGVLSALGMLMADTFKDYSATVFVAAGGAAADEIERGFEALVKKSRADFGESGVRYERYVDARYKRQAHEITIPYGKNFVKVFNETHRKLYGYSMPKDEVEVVTLRLRAVRRKKKLVLPELGSGKKTVRDSRESVIIDGRETKARSYMREDFHPGFRFPGPAIIFEETSTLYIAPGFKCEVDKWGNILATV, from the coding sequence ATGATTCGGGCCGGTATAGACACCGGGGGCACCTTCACCGACTTCGTCTTTTTCGACGGCGAGACCATTCATTCCTATAAAACTCCTTCGACCCCGGACGATCCTTCGCGGTCGATAATAGCGGGACTGGAGCACGTCCTCGGGAAGAGGTTCCGCAGCGTCGAAATCGTTCACGGAACGACAGTCGCCACGAACGCCCTCCTCGAAAGGAAGGGGGCCAGGGTCGCGCTCGTCACGACCGCGGGCTTCGAGGACGTGATAGAGATAGGGAGGCAGAACAGGGGGAGCCTCTACGACATCTTCTGGGAAGCGCCGCGTCCGCTCGTCGGAAGGGATATGCGGCTCGGAGTCCAGGAAAGGGTGTCTTTCGAAGGGAAGGTGCTGAAGAGGATAGACGCCGCCGATCTGAAAAAGCTCCTCGCGCGTTTGAAGAGGTTAAAGCCCGAGGGCGTCGCGATTTCATTTTTACATTCCTATAAAAATTCTGTCAACGAAGAAAAGGCCGCCGTCTTTTTGGAGCCGCTCGGCGTGCCCGTTTCGGTTTCGTCGAGGATACTCCCCGAGTTCAGGGAATACGAGAGGACCTCGACGGTCGTCGCCAATGCGTACCTCGTCCCGAAGGTGCGCTCGTACATGAGATCCCTATCGGAGAATATCTCCTCCCGGAACGGTGGGGGCGACGGGATTTCGATAATGCAGTCGAGCGGGGGCGTCATATCTCCCGATGAAGCCGGAAGCGAGCCCGTGCGTATCGTCCTCTCGGGGCCGGCCGGAGGCGTGGTCGGGGCGTACGGCGCCTCAAGCGCGGCGGGGTACGAGAAGGTGCTCACGTATGACATGGGAGGCACATCGACGGACGTAGCCCTCTGCGACGGGGGACCGAAGTTCACGACGGAGACGAGCATAGACGGAGTGCCGCTCAAGGTGCCGATGATAGACGTGACGACCATCGGCGCGGGCGGGGGGTCCATAGCTTACGTGGACACGGGCGGCGCGCTTAAAGTCGGCCCTGAAAGTGCGGGGGCAGACCCCGGCCCTGCGTGCTACGGGAAGGGGGCGTTGCCGACGGTGACGGACGCGAACGTCGCCCTTCGGCGCATCGACCCTGGAAGGTTCCTCGGGGGGCGGATGATGATATACCCGGAGAAGTCGCTTTCAGCCCTGGGGAAGCTCTCGCGAAAGCTCGGCGTTACGGTCGAGGAGCTTTCAGAGGGGATAATAAGGGTTGCCAACTCAAACATGGAAAGGGCGCTCAGGGTGATATCGATAGGAAAGGGGTACGATCCCCGGGAGTTCGCTCTACTTTCTTTCGGCGGGGCGGGGGGGCTCCACGCCTGCGAGCTCGCGCGGGGGATGGAGATAAAAACGGTGATATTCCCGAGGGAGCCCGGGGTGCTGTCGGCATTGGGGATGCTCATGGCCGACACGTTCAAAGACTATAGCGCGACCGTATTCGTCGCGGCAGGCGGCGCTGCAGCGGACGAGATAGAGCGGGGATTCGAGGCGCTCGTAAAAAAATCGAGAGCGGATTTCGGTGAAAGCGGGGTAAGGTATGAAAGATACGTGGACGCGCGCTACAAGAGGCAGGCTCACGAGATCACTATCCCTTACGGTAAAAATTTTGTGAAGGTCTTCAACGAGACGCACAGGAAGCTCTACGGCTATTCGATGCCGAAGGACGAAGTCGAAGTCGTCACGCTAAGGCTGAGGGCCGTACGAAGGAAGAAAAAACTCGTGCTGCCCGAGCTCGGAAGCGGAAAGAAGACGGTAAGGGATTCGAGAGAAAGCGTGATAATCGACGGGCGCGAGACGAAGGCGCGCTCTTACATGAGGGAGGATTTCCACCCCGGATTCAGGTTCCCCGGCCCGGCGATTATCTTCGAGGAGACGTCCACGCTTTACATCGCACCGGGGTTTAAGTGTGAGGTGGATAAGTGGGGAAACATACTCGCGACCGTATGA
- a CDS encoding FAD-dependent oxidoreductase — translation MRKPGNIVIGGGVTGLAAGITSGLPVYEAESVPGGICSSYYLQPGSGRRLFEAPEDGEAYRFEIGGGHWIFGGDPVVLKFIESLGPVKSYERKSSVFFSKLGLYVPYPIQNNLGYLGKDIAAKAVSEIINAPSGTPRTMAEWIEISFGRTLTEMFFAPFHDLYTAGLWTKIAPQDSYKSPVNLSIAVKGAIDKSPPAVGYNVTYIYPKNGLNSLSRKMAERCGVNYGKRVARIKADKKEIQFSDGSGAKYENLVSTLPLNKAIQMAGIRIDEKPADYTSVLVLNIGATRGKKCPDDHWLYIPDSESRFHRVGFYSNVDASFMPKSSRKERERVSIYVEKAYANGKKPGDKEIAAYSDSVVKELRSWGFIGKAETVDPTWIDVAYTWSSPGSKWKETAMKELEKRGIYQIGRYGRWTFQGIAESIKDGFFAGGAFG, via the coding sequence ATGAGAAAACCCGGAAATATAGTCATAGGAGGCGGTGTTACGGGCCTCGCCGCGGGGATCACGTCGGGGCTTCCGGTGTACGAGGCCGAGAGCGTGCCGGGCGGTATATGCTCGTCGTATTATCTTCAGCCGGGAAGCGGCAGGCGTCTCTTTGAAGCGCCCGAGGATGGTGAGGCATACAGGTTCGAAATCGGAGGCGGGCACTGGATATTCGGCGGCGATCCGGTTGTTCTCAAATTCATCGAATCCCTCGGTCCCGTGAAATCCTACGAGAGAAAGTCGTCCGTCTTTTTCAGTAAGCTCGGTCTATATGTCCCGTACCCGATTCAGAATAACCTCGGCTATCTCGGGAAGGACATCGCCGCGAAGGCCGTAAGCGAGATAATAAACGCGCCCTCGGGGACGCCGCGTACGATGGCCGAATGGATAGAGATAAGCTTCGGGAGAACGCTGACAGAGATGTTCTTCGCCCCTTTCCACGACCTCTACACGGCAGGGCTCTGGACGAAGATAGCGCCCCAGGATTCGTATAAGTCCCCCGTGAACCTTTCCATCGCCGTGAAGGGGGCGATAGACAAGTCGCCGCCCGCAGTCGGGTACAACGTGACCTATATCTACCCAAAGAACGGGCTCAACTCGCTTTCGCGGAAGATGGCCGAAAGGTGCGGCGTGAATTACGGGAAGCGCGTCGCGAGGATAAAGGCCGACAAGAAGGAAATCCAGTTCTCGGACGGCTCGGGGGCGAAATACGAGAACCTGGTTTCGACGCTTCCTTTGAATAAGGCGATTCAAATGGCGGGCATACGCATCGACGAAAAACCTGCGGACTATACGTCCGTCCTCGTGCTCAATATCGGGGCGACTCGCGGGAAGAAATGCCCGGACGACCACTGGCTCTACATCCCGGACAGCGAGTCGCGCTTTCACAGGGTCGGGTTCTACAGCAACGTAGACGCCTCGTTCATGCCCAAATCTTCCCGGAAGGAAAGGGAGCGCGTCAGCATATACGTCGAGAAGGCGTACGCCAACGGGAAAAAGCCGGGGGACAAGGAGATAGCCGCATATTCGGATTCGGTCGTGAAGGAGCTCAGGTCGTGGGGATTCATAGGCAAGGCCGAGACGGTGGACCCGACGTGGATAGACGTCGCGTATACGTGGTCGTCGCCGGGCTCGAAGTGGAAGGAGACGGCGATGAAGGAGCTCGAAAAGCGGGGCATCTACCAGATAGGCCGCTACGGCAGGTGGACGTTCCAGGGGATAGCGGAGTCTATAAAGGACGGCTTCTTTGCCGGCGGGGCGTTTGGGTGA
- a CDS encoding sulfotransferase domain-containing protein, with translation MKESFFFSGFGKSSFSGIGSEYGQDIVEELDDYKKLFQDVKNEKAIGEACVAYLYFHERTINNLKTYLKETTRIIIVLRDPAERAFSNYRHHVRDRIESLSFEQAIDHSILEKRKNEKWWWGFQYIDVGYYYNQVNAYIKAFGNENVRIYLYEDLEESTHEVINDLFGFLGLMNNPKLDITTRYNVSEIPRSNNLQSFLYNEENKLKKALRPVVLNIVGRENTENLVNYLKNKNLLRINPRTRKRLIRLYKDDILRLENLIERDLSAWLR, from the coding sequence ATGAAGGAGAGCTTCTTTTTTTCGGGATTTGGTAAAAGTAGCTTTAGTGGAATTGGCTCTGAATATGGGCAAGACATCGTTGAGGAATTAGACGATTACAAAAAGCTGTTTCAAGATGTAAAGAATGAAAAAGCAATCGGAGAGGCATGCGTTGCTTATCTCTACTTTCACGAAAGAACTATAAACAACTTAAAGACTTATCTGAAAGAAACTACTAGAATCATTATAGTCTTAAGAGATCCGGCGGAAAGAGCTTTCTCAAACTACAGGCATCATGTAAGAGATAGAATTGAGAGCTTGAGCTTCGAACAAGCAATTGACCACAGTATTCTTGAAAAAAGAAAAAATGAAAAATGGTGGTGGGGATTTCAGTATATTGATGTCGGTTATTATTACAATCAGGTCAATGCGTATATAAAGGCTTTTGGCAACGAAAATGTAAGAATATATTTGTATGAAGATTTAGAGGAAAGCACACATGAAGTCATAAATGATTTATTTGGTTTTCTGGGATTGATGAATAATCCAAAGCTGGATATAACAACCAGATACAACGTATCTGAAATTCCCAGGAGTAATAATTTGCAAAGTTTTCTTTACAACGAAGAAAATAAACTCAAGAAAGCTCTTAGACCAGTCGTACTCAATATTGTAGGAAGAGAGAATACCGAAAATCTTGTGAATTACCTCAAGAATAAAAATTTACTTCGAATAAATCCTCGAACAAGAAAACGCCTAATCAGACTCTATAAAGACGACATATTAAGACTAGAAAATTTGATAGAGCGTGACCTCTCTGCATGGTTGCGTTAA
- a CDS encoding glycosyltransferase family 4 protein produces the protein MSESINIAYTTCFLDVSGVTKLNFDILHALKRKGHKVHVITTDDIGDWDYLFEIHINKPYHLHKISIKDRLNHFIHYLKGNEVKILFITHSLWAYEHLSYIKKNMPSLKIVDSLHVLEPYCLRGGYPDISANKYVHPYIDKSILISENLRSYLQTNYAVDRNKLKVIRNGIHTDQFSFHERNDNRFKAEIGWSKDHKIIGFIGRLSEQKRPMMFLEIAKRITLLDDCVFYIIGTGHLKKSVKKFISRNGLANRIVLFDYRHDINNILASTDLLLAPSLYEGAPLTILEALSAGARVIASDVGAIKEYVQGHCVLIPHTSQDKEIDNFVKSSIEIANRDTDQSQTIDYVRNNFDIKQTVDRYDYEFKVIIPVTN, from the coding sequence ATGTCAGAATCAATAAACATAGCTTATACCACATGTTTTCTGGATGTCAGCGGTGTAACGAAATTAAACTTCGATATTCTACATGCGCTAAAGAGAAAAGGGCACAAGGTTCACGTAATCACCACCGATGATATAGGGGACTGGGACTATTTATTTGAAATACATATCAATAAACCCTACCATCTGCACAAAATATCTATAAAAGATCGTCTAAACCACTTTATCCATTACCTGAAGGGAAATGAAGTTAAAATCCTATTCATAACGCACTCACTATGGGCCTACGAACATCTCTCCTACATCAAAAAAAATATGCCGAGTCTTAAAATCGTGGATTCGCTTCACGTACTAGAACCATATTGTCTGAGAGGAGGTTACCCAGACATAAGCGCAAACAAGTATGTGCATCCATACATAGATAAAAGCATTCTGATATCGGAGAACCTAAGAAGCTATTTACAAACCAATTACGCAGTAGATAGAAATAAGCTGAAAGTAATAAGGAACGGCATACATACTGATCAATTTTCTTTCCACGAAAGAAATGATAACAGATTTAAAGCTGAGATCGGATGGTCCAAAGATCATAAAATAATAGGATTCATCGGCAGACTCTCGGAGCAAAAAAGACCTATGATGTTCTTGGAAATCGCCAAGAGGATCACTTTACTGGATGATTGTGTTTTCTATATAATTGGGACAGGACATCTTAAAAAATCAGTAAAAAAATTTATTAGCCGCAACGGACTCGCGAATCGCATAGTCTTATTCGATTATAGACACGACATAAATAATATTCTTGCCTCAACCGACTTGCTCCTTGCTCCATCCCTTTATGAAGGTGCTCCCTTGACGATCTTGGAGGCACTATCAGCAGGAGCTCGCGTAATTGCCTCAGACGTCGGAGCAATAAAAGAATATGTTCAAGGACACTGCGTATTGATACCACATACATCTCAAGACAAAGAAATAGATAATTTCGTCAAGAGTTCAATTGAAATAGCCAACCGGGACACCGATCAATCTCAAACGATAGACTACGTAAGAAATAATTTTGATATAAAACAAACAGTTGATAGATATGATTATGAATTCAAGGTTATAATCCCAGTAACTAATTAA
- a CDS encoding glycosyltransferase family 2 protein gives MNENSPKIAIIILTWNKKSYVINLLTTIDKIIYQNHEIIVVDNASTDGTCEAIRKEFPNVQLIVNSQNLGGTGGFNTGIKHALAKGGYDYLWLLDNDVEVEKSALSELIRILESSKRIAVAGSAMYDLTNKERLLELGYFIELRKGRFHDNKSLVVDDSVEKEFFIVDSVSSCSLCVSVKAINDVGIWDDNFFIYCDDVDWNIRFGKKGYKIISVPSSIIWHVPWLYKLGFNTVYYANRNMMYLISKHLSVPESIFSLLYKELAILRSSYHLFQAKEYYYSILTLKSLIDFFDKRFGQFDDDEFLKGLELHATKNPYWQWFRFASLLAFKNFTYTLNVMLSASRNKLLEFVRSIFSKLSPGVRLSLMNKINDYSLSKRAKCQNQ, from the coding sequence ATGAATGAGAATAGCCCAAAAATCGCGATAATCATACTTACCTGGAACAAGAAAAGTTACGTCATCAATCTGCTTACAACCATTGATAAGATCATTTATCAAAACCATGAAATTATCGTAGTGGATAACGCATCAACCGATGGCACATGCGAAGCTATTAGAAAAGAGTTTCCTAACGTTCAGCTCATAGTAAATTCTCAGAATTTAGGTGGCACAGGGGGCTTTAATACAGGCATAAAACATGCTCTCGCCAAAGGAGGATATGATTATTTATGGCTCCTGGATAATGATGTCGAAGTCGAGAAATCGGCTCTCAGTGAACTAATAAGAATATTAGAATCCTCAAAAAGAATAGCAGTCGCGGGGTCTGCCATGTATGACCTGACAAATAAGGAGCGCCTGCTTGAATTGGGGTATTTCATAGAATTGAGAAAAGGAAGATTTCACGACAATAAAAGCTTAGTCGTCGATGACTCTGTGGAAAAAGAATTTTTTATAGTTGACTCTGTGTCTAGCTGTTCTCTTTGCGTATCAGTAAAAGCTATTAACGATGTTGGCATATGGGACGATAATTTCTTTATTTATTGTGATGATGTCGATTGGAATATTAGATTCGGAAAGAAAGGATATAAAATAATTTCTGTTCCAAGCTCGATAATTTGGCATGTTCCATGGTTATATAAACTGGGCTTTAACACAGTTTATTATGCCAACAGGAACATGATGTATCTAATAAGCAAGCATCTCTCCGTACCAGAGAGCATATTCAGTCTGTTATATAAAGAACTGGCGATTTTAAGATCGTCATATCACCTTTTTCAAGCGAAAGAGTATTATTACTCGATCCTGACGCTGAAATCTTTAATCGATTTCTTCGACAAAAGATTCGGCCAATTTGATGATGACGAATTCCTCAAAGGTCTAGAATTACACGCAACTAAGAATCCCTATTGGCAATGGTTTCGCTTTGCATCGCTTCTGGCATTTAAGAATTTTACGTACACACTCAATGTAATGTTATCGGCAAGTAGAAACAAATTGTTGGAGTTCGTTAGAAGTATATTTTCAAAACTATCACCGGGTGTTCGATTGAGCCTGATGAACAAAATTAACGATTACTCTCTATCAAAAAGAGCTAAATGTCAGAATCAATAA
- a CDS encoding ABC transporter ATP-binding protein, which produces MSSDAMIRLSDVWKKYSTKDIFHKSLREELSQTLRRKDAGGLGESEFWALKGVNIEIAKGECVGLFGHNGAGKTTILKLIASVTYPNLGTVKVNGRVAPLISVGAGFHPDLTGRENIYTNGTIIGMTIREVRENIERIIEFSDIERRFLDMPVKKYSDGMSARLGFSIAVHSSADIILIDEILAVGDEAFQEKCLSKIKELSSGGKTVLIVSHNRPRMEELTDRIIFIRSGEIYTS; this is translated from the coding sequence ATGTCATCTGACGCCATGATACGCCTTTCCGACGTATGGAAGAAGTATTCGACGAAGGACATCTTCCACAAATCACTCCGCGAAGAGCTCTCGCAGACCTTAAGGCGAAAAGACGCCGGAGGGCTCGGCGAGAGCGAGTTCTGGGCGCTTAAGGGCGTGAACATAGAAATCGCGAAGGGCGAATGCGTCGGCCTCTTCGGGCATAACGGCGCGGGCAAGACGACCATTCTCAAGCTCATCGCATCTGTGACGTATCCGAACCTCGGCACGGTGAAGGTGAACGGCAGGGTCGCCCCGCTCATATCCGTCGGCGCGGGGTTTCACCCCGACCTCACCGGCCGGGAAAACATATACACCAACGGCACCATAATCGGCATGACGATAAGAGAGGTCAGGGAGAACATCGAGAGAATAATCGAGTTCTCGGACATAGAGAGAAGGTTCCTCGACATGCCCGTCAAGAAATACTCGGACGGCATGAGCGCACGGCTCGGGTTCTCGATTGCAGTGCACAGCAGCGCCGACATCATACTCATAGACGAGATACTCGCTGTCGGCGACGAGGCCTTTCAGGAAAAATGCCTCTCGAAAATAAAGGAGCTTTCCTCCGGCGGGAAGACGGTGCTCATAGTCTCCCACAACCGCCCCCGCATGGAAGAGCTCACGGACAGAATCATATTCATAAGAAGCGGGGAGATATATACTTCATAG
- a CDS encoding ABC transporter permease, producing MLKRILPYKDLFLVYAWREFSIRYRQSVIGVLWAVIQPLSMMLLFTFVFTYIIKVQVSDSPRAVFFYAGLLPWTFFASSANYSLTSLTGNYTLITKIYFPREILPLAGVVLAFADYLIASVIFFIMLAAYGIGITLNALWIFPLLALLFVFTISVCLVLSSLNVYYRDVKLATGFFIQLLFFASPVLYSIDKLSLKLKLILFLNPLTFIIENMRRCLVEGRGVVLWQFVLVAAIVAVFYYLSCRFFVKTERDFADVI from the coding sequence ATGCTAAAGCGCATTCTACCCTACAAAGACCTCTTCCTCGTCTACGCCTGGCGCGAGTTCAGCATCCGCTACCGCCAGTCGGTGATAGGCGTCCTCTGGGCCGTGATTCAGCCCCTCAGCATGATGCTCCTCTTCACGTTCGTCTTCACATATATAATCAAGGTCCAGGTTTCAGACTCCCCGAGGGCGGTATTTTTCTACGCGGGACTCCTGCCGTGGACGTTCTTCGCGTCTTCGGCCAACTATTCCCTGACGAGCCTCACAGGCAACTACACCCTCATAACCAAGATATATTTCCCGCGCGAGATACTGCCGCTGGCGGGCGTCGTTCTCGCCTTCGCGGATTACCTCATCGCATCGGTCATATTTTTTATAATGCTCGCGGCCTACGGCATCGGGATTACGCTGAACGCCCTCTGGATATTCCCGCTTCTTGCGCTTTTATTCGTTTTCACGATCTCCGTCTGCCTCGTCCTTTCCAGCCTTAACGTCTACTACAGGGACGTTAAGCTCGCGACAGGGTTTTTCATACAGCTCCTCTTCTTCGCCTCCCCGGTCCTGTATTCCATCGACAAGCTGTCACTCAAGCTGAAGCTGATACTGTTCCTTAATCCGCTCACGTTTATAATCGAGAACATGAGAAGGTGCCTCGTCGAAGGCCGGGGCGTAGTGCTCTGGCAGTTCGTCCTGGTCGCCGCGATCGTGGCCGTATTCTATTATCTTTCCTGCAGATTCTTCGTTAAAACCGAGAGGGACTTCGCCGATGTCATCTGA
- a CDS encoding glycosyltransferase family A protein: MDIRTPVLKAAYRIFPFSLKGDADVGDARPGCEVSCVINFYKRTDLLRVILACLSEQDLGRERFEVVLVEDRGGTPEGKAAADEFSGALDIRYHTLEDGFGVMGYSRNYGLSKTGGRYVLFLDDDTVILDGGFLTSLVQEFESTGADAIMPRGSASYSIIEGRYSFHDPYFPTNRCMAYRRETLRDLSGFVSGIIGQEDVELAVRLAASGKNALKSERLSYMHPPLVTTGTGKAAAVGLSFAKLRGRYPLPVWLMLLANGSRYLPLLVVPFNTRCRMQGRFSLGFLKGVWYSFTGRKIDYN; encoded by the coding sequence ATGGACATACGAACCCCTGTACTCAAAGCCGCGTATCGCATATTCCCCTTTTCGCTCAAAGGCGACGCCGATGTCGGCGACGCGCGGCCCGGGTGCGAAGTCTCCTGCGTCATTAACTTTTACAAGAGGACGGACCTCCTCCGCGTCATACTCGCCTGCCTTTCGGAGCAGGACCTCGGCCGCGAGAGGTTCGAGGTTGTGCTGGTGGAGGACAGGGGCGGGACGCCCGAAGGGAAAGCGGCGGCGGACGAATTCTCAGGCGCTCTCGATATAAGGTACCACACGCTCGAAGACGGCTTCGGCGTAATGGGCTATTCCCGGAACTACGGGCTTTCGAAGACGGGCGGCAGGTATGTGCTCTTTTTAGACGACGACACAGTCATACTAGACGGGGGCTTCTTAACGTCCCTCGTCCAGGAATTCGAGTCCACGGGGGCCGACGCCATAATGCCGCGCGGAAGCGCGAGCTACTCGATCATTGAGGGAAGGTATAGCTTTCACGACCCCTATTTCCCGACGAACCGCTGCATGGCCTACAGGAGAGAAACCCTTCGCGACCTCTCGGGCTTCGTCTCCGGGATCATAGGGCAGGAGGACGTCGAGCTCGCCGTAAGGCTAGCCGCCTCGGGAAAGAACGCCCTGAAATCGGAGAGGCTTTCATACATGCACCCGCCCCTCGTCACGACGGGCACCGGGAAGGCGGCGGCAGTCGGCCTCTCGTTCGCGAAGCTGAGAGGGAGGTATCCCCTCCCCGTCTGGCTCATGCTCCTGGCAAACGGCTCGCGCTATCTTCCGCTTTTAGTGGTGCCGTTCAACACCAGATGCAGAATGCAGGGGAGGTTCAGCCTCGGATTTCTGAAGGGCGTCTGGTACTCGTTTACCGGAAGGAAAATAGACTATAATTAA
- a CDS encoding macro domain-containing protein — MSIPEIAILKGDITDIDADAIVNAANTALVLGSGVAGAIRRKGGPGIQAECDAESPVPLGEAAITGGGNLKTRHVIHAAAMHLGSGVSAESLLHATLNSLKRAGEAGIKTIAFPAIGTGVGGFPVKECAEIMLDAVTARSAEYAPSLERAYFVLFDEESERVFREALEERLVRKEKRED; from the coding sequence ATGAGCATCCCCGAAATAGCGATACTTAAAGGCGACATAACCGACATCGACGCTGACGCCATAGTCAACGCCGCGAATACGGCCCTCGTCCTCGGCTCGGGGGTCGCGGGGGCGATACGGAGAAAGGGCGGCCCCGGAATACAGGCCGAGTGCGACGCGGAGTCGCCCGTTCCGCTGGGCGAGGCGGCGATAACAGGGGGCGGTAACCTGAAGACCCGGCACGTGATCCACGCGGCAGCGATGCATTTAGGCAGTGGCGTGAGCGCGGAATCGCTCCTCCATGCTACTTTAAACAGCCTCAAAAGGGCAGGCGAGGCCGGTATAAAGACCATTGCCTTCCCCGCGATTGGCACGGGCGTCGGCGGATTCCCCGTGAAGGAGTGTGCGGAGATCATGCTGGACGCTGTGACCGCACGCTCGGCCGAATATGCTCCGAGCCTCGAAAGGGCCTATTTCGTCCTCTTCGACGAGGAAAGCGAAAGGGTTTTCCGGGAGGCCCTCGAAGAGCGTCTCGTGCGTAAAGAGAAAAGAGAAGACTGA
- a CDS encoding CoA pyrophosphatase has translation MTILSGSGKIAALERLLKERNPAKIGGDAGFVHAAVMMILKETEEEFSMLFIKRPEAEWDPFSGHMAFPGGRMSDGDESKLETAMRETREEIGVDLGVHGRILGELDDVNPNNPKARGYIVTPYLSFLTREVPLELDRREVEEAVWVPMEHLRDKRNFKVRPREREGRLVEDYAYNYGPYLIWGMTGRIVHSFLSITSQIC, from the coding sequence ATGACAATATTGAGCGGCAGCGGGAAGATCGCCGCCCTGGAGCGGCTTTTGAAGGAAAGAAACCCGGCAAAGATCGGGGGAGATGCCGGCTTCGTTCACGCCGCCGTGATGATGATATTAAAAGAAACGGAGGAGGAGTTCTCGATGCTCTTCATCAAGCGTCCCGAGGCCGAGTGGGACCCGTTTTCGGGCCACATGGCGTTTCCCGGCGGGAGAATGAGCGATGGGGACGAGAGCAAGCTCGAAACGGCCATGAGGGAGACTCGGGAGGAGATAGGGGTCGATCTCGGCGTTCACGGGAGAATACTGGGTGAGCTCGACGACGTGAATCCCAACAATCCAAAGGCCAGGGGGTATATAGTGACCCCTTACCTGTCCTTCCTTACGAGGGAAGTCCCGCTCGAGCTCGACAGGAGGGAGGTGGAAGAGGCGGTGTGGGTGCCGATGGAACACCTGAGAGACAAAAGGAATTTCAAGGTGAGGCCGAGGGAGCGGGAGGGAAGGCTCGTCGAGGATTACGCCTATAACTACGGGCCCTACCTGATATGGGGGATGACGGGCAGAATAGTGCACAGCTTTCTGTCCATAACCTCCCAGATTTGTTAA
- a CDS encoding single-stranded DNA-binding protein — protein MRGVNKVILIGNLGRDPEIRYTTGGQAVANFTVATTESYKTKSGERQETTEWHRVVAWGRLAEICGEYLNKGKMVYIEGTLRTRSWEDKEGKTRWTTEIMAREMQMLSPAGGRQEREGGSRDDRMPDDFDIDEDSFGSDDDIPF, from the coding sequence ATGAGGGGTGTAAATAAAGTAATTCTGATAGGAAACCTGGGCCGTGACCCGGAGATAAGGTACACGACGGGGGGGCAGGCCGTGGCCAATTTTACGGTGGCCACGACCGAATCGTACAAGACCAAGAGCGGAGAGAGGCAGGAGACTACGGAGTGGCACAGGGTGGTCGCGTGGGGGAGGCTGGCCGAGATATGCGGCGAGTACCTCAACAAGGGGAAGATGGTATACATAGAGGGGACGTTGAGGACCCGCTCATGGGAAGACAAGGAAGGCAAGACCAGGTGGACTACCGAAATAATGGCCCGGGAGATGCAAATGCTGAGCCCCGCGGGCGGAAGGCAGGAGCGCGAGGGCGGCAGCCGCGACGATCGCATGCCGGACGATTTCGACATAGACGAGGATTCATTCGGCTCTGACGACGATATACCGTTCTGA
- a CDS encoding cupin — translation MTDIKRVEKPWGYELWWAHTDRYVGKILHINKGQSLSYQYHEVKDESLLLYSGKMALEIEEKGGNKEVLTLTPGESLRITPYTKHRMTAIEECEVIEVSTPEVEDVIRLEDRYGRV, via the coding sequence CTGACCGATATAAAAAGGGTCGAAAAACCCTGGGGATACGAGCTCTGGTGGGCGCACACCGACAGATACGTCGGCAAGATACTGCACATCAACAAGGGGCAGAGCCTGAGCTATCAATATCACGAGGTAAAGGACGAATCGCTCCTTCTTTACAGCGGCAAGATGGCCCTCGAAATAGAGGAAAAGGGCGGGAATAAAGAAGTATTGACACTGACGCCGGGGGAGTCGCTCCGGATTACGCCGTATACGAAGCACAGGATGACGGCTATCGAGGAATGCGAGGTCATAGAGGTTTCGACCCCCGAGGTCGAGGACGTTATCAGGCTTGAAGACAGATACGGAAGGGTTTAA